In one Mucilaginibacter ginsenosidivorax genomic region, the following are encoded:
- a CDS encoding Gfo/Idh/MocA family protein → MKTMFNHGVKFFFTMLFVSCAAITMAQTTIPAPTTPMVPNKPEALPADTAKKLGKDTALTKKDTIPVKKIPTGPKVGIAGLNHDHIHLILNEYRNGNVNIVGIAEPDKKLWAKYGKMYGVPDSLFFEDLKTMCLARKPVIVLGYNAVGKHIDVVETCAPLHISVMVEKPLAATLEQARRMEFLALKYYISLLTNYETTWYPSVQSAYNTVKTDSVGIIRKMVFHDGHQGPREIGCSEDFLSWLTDPILNGAGALNDFGCYGANMMTWLMQGQRPIAVTAVARHYKPSVYPKVEDDATIIVEYPNATGMIEASWNWPYGIKDMEIFGAKGYIHTFDKDSVEVRVNNSVHSFKAPALPAPADAPVPYFTAALKNPIKSHNDRSSLRYNMIVMQILDAAKRSIKEGKRIVL, encoded by the coding sequence ATGAAAACAATGTTCAACCATGGGGTTAAATTCTTTTTCACCATGCTTTTTGTTAGTTGCGCAGCTATAACCATGGCGCAAACAACCATCCCTGCGCCTACCACCCCGATGGTGCCCAATAAGCCCGAAGCCTTGCCTGCAGATACAGCAAAAAAGCTGGGAAAGGATACCGCTTTAACAAAAAAGGATACCATCCCGGTGAAAAAAATACCCACCGGGCCAAAAGTAGGCATAGCCGGCCTAAACCACGACCATATACACCTGATACTAAACGAATACCGCAACGGCAACGTTAATATTGTTGGCATTGCCGAACCCGATAAAAAACTGTGGGCCAAATATGGCAAAATGTACGGCGTACCCGATTCCTTGTTTTTTGAAGATTTAAAAACCATGTGCCTGGCCCGCAAACCTGTAATTGTTTTAGGTTACAATGCGGTTGGCAAACATATAGATGTGGTAGAAACCTGCGCGCCGCTGCACATTTCGGTAATGGTTGAGAAACCTTTGGCCGCCACGCTTGAACAAGCCCGGCGCATGGAGTTCCTGGCGCTTAAATATTATATCAGCCTGCTTACCAATTATGAAACTACCTGGTACCCATCGGTACAAAGCGCTTATAATACCGTTAAAACAGATAGCGTAGGCATCATCCGCAAAATGGTTTTTCACGATGGCCACCAGGGCCCGCGCGAGATTGGTTGCAGCGAAGATTTTTTGAGCTGGCTAACAGATCCCATACTTAACGGCGCGGGCGCGCTAAATGATTTTGGCTGCTATGGCGCCAATATGATGACCTGGCTAATGCAGGGGCAGCGGCCAATAGCGGTTACAGCGGTGGCCCGGCATTACAAACCATCGGTATACCCCAAGGTTGAAGACGATGCCACCATTATTGTTGAGTACCCCAACGCCACCGGCATGATAGAAGCATCATGGAACTGGCCATACGGCATCAAAGACATGGAGATATTTGGCGCCAAGGGTTATATCCACACCTTTGATAAAGACAGCGTTGAAGTAAGAGTTAACAACAGCGTGCACAGCTTTAAGGCACCGGCTTTACCCGCGCCGGCCGATGCACCAGTACCCTATTTTACGGCAGCGCTTAAAAACCCCATTAAATCGCATAACGACCGGTCGTCATTAAGATATAATATGATAGTGATGCAGATTTTGGATGCAGCCAAAAGGTCGATAAAAGAAGGTAAACGGATAGTGCTTTAA